In the genome of Salinirussus salinus, one region contains:
- a CDS encoding NADH:flavin oxidoreductase/NADH oxidase, giving the protein MTELFDPLELRGTTLPNRVMVSPMCQYSCEDRDGVATEWHRVHLGSRAVGGAGVVMTEATAVEPRGRISPEDLGIWTDEQAEALAPIAGFISDQGSVPAIQLAHAGRKASTSRPWEGHDPLGPEAGGWGVVGPTDTPWPYEEDAPETARLDQDGIESVIGAFRAAARRAREAGFQVAEVHGAHGYLLHEFLSPVTNRREDDYGGDFEGRSRLVREVTAAVREVWPDDKPVFVRISATDCLEGCESWTVGDSARLADRLHEAGADLIDVSSGGIVPDSHPDYTGPNYQLRWAEHVREESESDIAVGTVGGITTAEQAEAVVANDRADLAVVGREHLRDPYFTMRAARDLDATDELEGPPQYYRAFGF; this is encoded by the coding sequence ATGACGGAACTGTTCGACCCCCTGGAGCTGCGCGGGACCACACTCCCGAACCGCGTGATGGTGTCGCCGATGTGCCAGTACTCCTGCGAGGACCGCGACGGCGTGGCGACCGAGTGGCACCGGGTCCACCTCGGCTCGCGCGCGGTCGGCGGCGCGGGCGTGGTGATGACCGAGGCGACCGCCGTCGAACCCCGCGGACGGATCTCCCCGGAGGACCTGGGGATCTGGACCGACGAACAGGCAGAGGCGCTCGCCCCCATCGCGGGGTTCATCAGCGACCAGGGGTCGGTGCCGGCGATCCAGCTGGCCCACGCCGGCCGGAAAGCCTCGACCAGCCGGCCCTGGGAGGGCCACGACCCGCTGGGCCCCGAAGCGGGAGGCTGGGGCGTCGTCGGGCCGACCGACACCCCCTGGCCCTACGAGGAAGACGCTCCCGAGACAGCGCGGCTGGACCAGGACGGCATCGAGTCAGTCATCGGCGCCTTCCGGGCGGCGGCCCGCCGGGCCCGGGAGGCAGGCTTCCAGGTCGCAGAGGTCCACGGCGCCCACGGGTACCTGCTCCACGAGTTCCTCTCGCCAGTCACCAATCGCCGCGAGGACGACTACGGCGGCGACTTCGAGGGCCGGAGCCGCCTGGTCCGGGAGGTCACCGCTGCGGTCCGGGAGGTCTGGCCCGACGACAAGCCCGTCTTCGTCCGCATCTCCGCGACGGACTGTCTCGAGGGCTGCGAGTCCTGGACGGTCGGGGACTCCGCGCGCCTGGCCGACCGGCTCCACGAGGCCGGCGCCGACCTCATCGACGTGAGCTCGGGCGGGATCGTCCCCGACTCGCATCCCGACTACACCGGCCCGAACTACCAGCTCCGGTGGGCCGAGCACGTCCGCGAAGAGAGCGAGTCCGACATCGCAGTCGGGACCGTCGGCGGGATCACGACCGCCGAGCAGGCCGAGGCAGTCGTCGCGAACGACCGCGCCGACCTGGCGGTCGTCGGCCGCGAACACCTCCGGGACCCCTACTTCACGATGCGGGCTGCCCGGGACCTGGACGCGACCGACGAACTCGAGGGGCCGCCGCAGTACTACCGCGCGTTCGGGTTCTGA
- a CDS encoding MBL fold metallo-hydrolase — translation MPAEDIDPFETDMFERLDGVREVAEDVYYHSYFSSVTAFDTEEGLVLVDTSVEQASPRIAEDLREVTDAPVHTAIYTHGHLDHAYGLEHFLLEDQDDPRVLAHENVPDRFERYARTAGHNEAVNARQFGGTVDATEDLADESGSRFRVPDYPPTVTYEEGVTLSVGGLTFEIHHGKGETDDHSWLYCPEREVLCSGDFHINVAPNAGNPQKVQRYPWAWADTLREMAALDARHLCPGHGHPVVDDPAEVQERLLHSAEYLDTIVEGTLEVLNDGSPPHVDVVHAVDYPEYDAPWLAETYDEGEFIARNVIRYYGGWWTGRPSELKPAPRDAVAEEVAALAGDAGTLADRALELADEDVRLACHLAD, via the coding sequence ATGCCAGCAGAGGACATCGACCCCTTCGAGACCGACATGTTCGAGCGCCTCGACGGCGTCCGCGAGGTCGCCGAGGACGTCTACTACCACTCCTACTTCAGCTCGGTGACGGCCTTCGACACCGAGGAGGGGCTGGTGCTGGTCGACACGAGCGTCGAGCAGGCCTCCCCCCGGATCGCCGAGGACCTCCGGGAGGTGACCGACGCGCCGGTCCACACCGCCATCTACACCCACGGCCACCTCGACCACGCCTACGGGCTGGAGCACTTCCTGCTGGAGGACCAGGACGACCCACGCGTGCTCGCCCACGAGAACGTCCCCGACCGCTTCGAGCGGTACGCCCGGACTGCGGGCCACAACGAGGCGGTCAACGCCCGCCAGTTCGGCGGGACCGTCGACGCCACCGAGGACCTGGCAGACGAATCCGGCAGCCGGTTCCGGGTGCCCGACTACCCGCCGACGGTCACCTACGAGGAGGGAGTAACCCTGTCGGTGGGCGGACTCACCTTCGAAATCCACCACGGGAAAGGCGAGACCGACGACCACTCCTGGCTCTACTGTCCCGAGCGGGAGGTGCTCTGCTCGGGCGATTTCCACATCAACGTCGCCCCCAACGCCGGCAACCCCCAGAAGGTCCAGCGCTACCCCTGGGCGTGGGCCGACACCCTCCGGGAGATGGCGGCGCTGGACGCCCGCCACCTCTGTCCCGGCCACGGCCACCCCGTCGTCGACGACCCCGCCGAGGTCCAGGAGCGGCTACTCCACAGCGCCGAGTATCTCGACACAATCGTCGAGGGAACCCTGGAGGTACTCAACGACGGCTCGCCGCCCCACGTCGACGTCGTCCACGCGGTCGATTACCCGGAGTACGACGCCCCCTGGCTGGCCGAGACCTACGACGAGGGGGAGTTCATCGCCCGCAACGTCATCCGGTACTACGGTGGCTGGTGGACCGGCCGACCCTCCGAGCTCAAGCCCGCTCCGCGGGACGCGGTCGCCGAGGAGGTCGCGGCGCTTGCCGGCGACGCGGGGACGCTCGCCGACCGCGCGCTCGAACTGGCCGACGAAGACGTGCGTCTGGCCTGTCACCTCGCCGACTAA
- a CDS encoding cytochrome P450, giving the protein MSERGDAAYPAPLRSERRQLEPFGWYREMRESAPVRYDSERDIWGVFRYETVDGILRDHETYSSDREPDVDAPPSMLSSDPPTHTRLREPVEGRFAPGEVERLAPEIRRMATELVEEAVAGGEMDVVDDLARWLPTMTIAALLGVPPEERERFKEWSDTIVAGPQLTGGDREALQERQEAAGREMRDYFMEVMARRAEEPRDDLISDVLLEYDGGDLTEGEIRGIFELLLVAGNVTTTNLITNAVWCLAANDCVGTVRGDEDALERAVEETLRYRSPVQWTSRIPTEPVEVEGHEIAAGTPVRTYIGSANRDPAVFDRPDEFRPDRDPNPHMAFGRGIHFCLGAALARLEARIALSELFDRVEDVRLATTDLEPVAGTFLYGVRELPVRFERRG; this is encoded by the coding sequence ATGAGCGAGCGCGGGGACGCGGCGTACCCGGCACCCCTCCGGAGCGAGCGCCGCCAGCTCGAACCCTTCGGGTGGTACCGCGAGATGCGGGAATCGGCGCCGGTCCGGTACGACTCCGAGCGGGACATCTGGGGGGTGTTCCGCTACGAAACTGTCGACGGGATCCTCCGGGACCACGAGACCTACTCCTCGGACCGCGAGCCCGACGTCGACGCGCCGCCGTCGATGCTCAGCTCCGACCCGCCGACCCACACCCGGCTCCGCGAGCCCGTCGAGGGGCGGTTCGCGCCCGGCGAGGTGGAGCGGCTGGCTCCCGAGATCCGGCGGATGGCCACGGAGCTCGTCGAGGAGGCCGTCGCCGGCGGGGAGATGGACGTGGTCGACGACCTGGCGCGGTGGCTCCCGACGATGACCATCGCCGCCCTGCTGGGCGTCCCGCCCGAGGAGCGCGAGCGGTTCAAGGAGTGGTCGGACACCATCGTCGCCGGGCCGCAGCTGACCGGCGGCGACCGCGAGGCGCTCCAGGAGCGCCAGGAGGCGGCCGGCCGGGAGATGCGCGACTACTTCATGGAGGTGATGGCCCGCCGCGCCGAGGAGCCCCGGGACGACCTGATCTCCGATGTCCTCCTGGAGTACGACGGCGGCGACCTCACCGAGGGGGAGATCCGCGGCATCTTCGAACTCCTCCTGGTCGCGGGCAACGTCACGACGACGAACCTGATCACCAACGCCGTCTGGTGTCTCGCAGCCAACGACTGCGTCGGCACGGTCCGGGGTGACGAGGACGCCCTGGAGCGGGCCGTCGAGGAGACACTGCGGTACCGCTCGCCGGTCCAGTGGACCTCGCGGATCCCGACCGAACCCGTCGAGGTCGAAGGTCACGAGATAGCGGCGGGCACGCCGGTCCGGACCTACATCGGGTCGGCCAACCGCGACCCCGCGGTGTTCGACCGGCCCGACGAGTTCCGTCCCGACCGGGACCCCAATCCTCACATGGCGTTCGGCCGGGGCATCCACTTCTGTCTGGGCGCCGCGCTCGCTCGCCTGGAGGCACGGATCGCCCTCTCGGAGCTGTTCGACCGGGTCGAGGACGTCAGGCTGGCGACGACCGACCTCGAACCCGTCGCTGGTACGTTCCTCTACGGCGTCCGCGAGCTCCCGGTCCGGTTCGAACGCCGCGGGTGA
- a CDS encoding alpha/beta fold hydrolase, with product MEETDDRFADVPDHGGVRGFEPAFLEADGLRTRYYEVGEGEPLVLLHGGLWNGSSSANDWAPAFDPLGERFHTLAFDRVGCGLTDNPDAVEDYCFRTELDHALAVVDALGIEEYHLCGTSRGAGLAAWLAVEYPERVRTLTLTNSHTLGPKSGDRAHRSDRLLKPDGVEYGSTDSEWYRFQHEQFSHRTGHVTEEFCRTAAALRSRPKAETTAEMMAEHGEAFEEGVAERMVETRRRLRAGAFEKPALYVYGHNDMTVPFRTAVGAFELLGQANPRARLEVIGRCGHMPFREYPGEFAGRLRAFVDREAGEGTGSDASGTAATACGPRGGAREGD from the coding sequence ATGGAAGAGACCGACGACCGGTTCGCGGACGTCCCCGACCACGGCGGGGTCAGAGGGTTCGAGCCCGCCTTCCTCGAGGCCGACGGCCTGCGGACGCGGTACTACGAGGTCGGCGAGGGGGAGCCGCTCGTCTTGCTCCACGGCGGGCTCTGGAACGGGAGCAGCAGCGCCAACGACTGGGCGCCGGCGTTCGACCCGCTCGGCGAGCGGTTCCACACCCTCGCCTTCGACCGGGTCGGCTGCGGGCTGACGGACAACCCCGACGCGGTCGAGGACTACTGCTTCCGCACGGAACTCGACCACGCGCTCGCGGTCGTGGACGCCCTGGGGATAGAGGAGTATCACCTCTGTGGCACCTCCCGGGGCGCCGGCCTGGCCGCCTGGCTCGCGGTCGAGTACCCGGAGCGCGTCCGGACGCTGACGCTGACCAACAGCCACACGCTCGGCCCGAAATCCGGCGACCGCGCCCACCGCAGCGACCGGCTGCTCAAGCCCGACGGGGTCGAGTACGGCTCGACCGACTCGGAGTGGTACCGGTTCCAGCACGAGCAGTTCAGCCACCGGACCGGCCACGTCACCGAGGAGTTCTGCCGGACGGCCGCCGCCCTCCGGAGCCGGCCCAAGGCCGAGACGACCGCCGAGATGATGGCCGAACACGGCGAGGCCTTCGAGGAGGGTGTCGCCGAGCGGATGGTCGAGACCCGCCGCCGGCTCCGGGCCGGCGCGTTCGAGAAGCCAGCGCTGTACGTCTACGGCCACAACGACATGACCGTCCCGTTCCGGACCGCCGTCGGGGCCTTCGAACTGCTCGGACAGGCGAACCCGCGGGCGCGCCTGGAGGTGATCGGTCGCTGCGGCCACATGCCGTTCCGGGAGTATCCCGGGGAGTTCGCCGGCCGGCTCCGTGCGTTCGTCGACCGCGAGGCCGGCGAGGGGACGGGGAGCGACGCTTCGGGGACGGCGGCCACGGCCTGCGGGCCACGCGGGGGAGCGCGTGAGGGGGACTGA
- a CDS encoding universal stress protein, with amino-acid sequence MGQHILVPVDGSEQAEQALEYALSERPDPAVTLLHVVNPVNTFGYGDDEYFDVESYQAEARRQHERGERLLEEYRETAADRGVEAETSLRTGSPAREILAAIEELGVDHVVMGSRGRSGVGRVLFGSVAEAVTRRASVPVTIVR; translated from the coding sequence ATGGGGCAGCACATCCTGGTCCCGGTCGACGGCTCCGAGCAGGCCGAGCAGGCGCTGGAGTACGCGCTGAGCGAGCGGCCCGACCCGGCGGTCACACTGTTGCACGTGGTCAACCCCGTCAACACCTTCGGCTACGGCGACGACGAGTACTTCGACGTCGAGAGCTACCAGGCGGAGGCCAGACGCCAGCACGAGCGCGGGGAACGCCTCCTCGAGGAGTACCGCGAGACCGCCGCCGACCGGGGAGTCGAGGCCGAGACGAGCCTCCGGACCGGCTCGCCGGCGCGGGAGATCCTCGCCGCCATCGAGGAACTGGGCGTCGACCACGTCGTCATGGGGAGCCGCGGCCGGTCGGGCGTCGGCCGCGTGCTGTTCGGCAGCGTCGCGGAGGCGGTCACCCGCCGGGCCTCCGTCCCCGTCACCATCGTCCGGTAA
- a CDS encoding Rid family detoxifying hydrolase, with the protein MRDTVSTDEAPAAVGAYSQGTVTEDLVFTAGQIALTPEGDLLDEAAIDVQTEQALENVQAVLEAADSSLTDALKVTVYLDDIEDFEAMNATYETFFEGDPPARSAVAVEDLPAGVGVEIEAIAARQP; encoded by the coding sequence ATGCGCGACACAGTCAGTACCGACGAGGCACCGGCAGCGGTCGGGGCGTACAGCCAGGGGACCGTGACGGAGGACCTGGTCTTCACCGCGGGACAGATCGCCCTGACCCCCGAGGGCGACCTGCTGGACGAGGCCGCGATCGACGTCCAGACCGAGCAGGCCCTGGAGAACGTCCAGGCGGTGCTGGAGGCCGCGGACTCGAGTCTCACGGACGCGCTGAAGGTGACTGTCTACCTCGACGACATCGAGGACTTCGAGGCGATGAACGCGACCTACGAGACCTTCTTCGAGGGCGACCCCCCCGCCCGGAGCGCGGTCGCCGTCGAGGACCTCCCGGCGGGCGTCGGGGTGGAGATAGAGGCCATCGCGGCCCGGCAGCCGTGA
- a CDS encoding AAA family ATPase, which translates to MAEGPTLVVVCGPPGVGKSLVARTAADAVGARVLRTDVVRQDLFDDPGYTDEEVSRVYAEMRDRARERLAAGEPVVLDGTYRSVALRDAVAAVAEDLGVPSVFLRVTCPESVVRERMAARTDDPSEAEFEDYRAIAAEFEPLERDHHAVDNAGSVEETERQVREALGER; encoded by the coding sequence GTGGCTGAGGGGCCGACCCTGGTGGTCGTCTGTGGTCCGCCGGGAGTGGGCAAGAGTCTGGTCGCGCGGACCGCCGCCGACGCCGTCGGCGCGAGGGTGCTCCGGACCGACGTCGTCCGGCAGGACCTCTTCGACGACCCCGGCTACACCGACGAGGAGGTCAGCCGCGTCTACGCGGAGATGCGCGACCGGGCCCGCGAGCGCCTGGCCGCGGGCGAGCCGGTCGTTCTCGACGGAACCTACCGCTCGGTCGCCCTCCGGGACGCGGTCGCGGCGGTCGCCGAGGACCTGGGCGTCCCGTCGGTCTTCCTGCGGGTGACCTGCCCGGAGTCGGTGGTCCGCGAGCGGATGGCGGCCCGGACCGACGACCCAAGCGAGGCCGAGTTCGAGGACTACCGGGCCATCGCCGCCGAATTCGAGCCCCTGGAGCGGGACCACCACGCCGTCGACAACGCCGGGAGCGTCGAGGAGACCGAGCGGCAGGTCCGCGAGGCGCTCGGGGAGCGCTGA
- a CDS encoding uracil-DNA glycosylase, with protein sequence MDETDPNAGASTEPAAPDPETRNALAADCRRCPDLVASRECISWGNGPADAEVMVVGEAPGAGSPDADRWCGGNWTGLAYTSRHSGRRVRELMTAVGHPDAYYTNAVKCFPGDGEGSNREPTAEERANCRPYLREEVGTVDPRVVVPTGKHATQSVLALEGKQTDGFIENVLEPVDCPGLGVRVVPILHPSYQDVWLPEIEHTVASYRAAIADLLAGR encoded by the coding sequence ATGGACGAGACAGACCCGAACGCGGGCGCCAGCACCGAGCCCGCCGCTCCCGACCCCGAGACGCGAAACGCCCTCGCCGCGGACTGTCGGCGCTGCCCCGACCTCGTCGCGAGTCGGGAGTGCATCTCCTGGGGGAACGGCCCCGCCGACGCCGAGGTGATGGTCGTCGGCGAGGCGCCGGGCGCGGGGAGCCCGGATGCGGACCGCTGGTGCGGGGGCAACTGGACCGGGCTGGCCTACACCTCCCGGCACTCCGGCCGTCGAGTTCGGGAGCTGATGACCGCCGTCGGCCACCCCGACGCCTACTACACCAACGCCGTGAAGTGTTTTCCGGGCGACGGGGAGGGCAGCAACCGCGAACCGACCGCGGAGGAACGGGCCAACTGCCGGCCGTACCTCCGCGAGGAGGTCGGGACCGTCGACCCCCGCGTCGTCGTCCCGACGGGCAAACACGCCACGCAGTCGGTTCTCGCCCTCGAAGGCAAGCAGACCGACGGGTTCATCGAGAACGTGCTGGAGCCGGTCGACTGTCCGGGGCTGGGGGTGCGCGTGGTTCCGATCCTGCACCCTTCCTACCAGGATGTCTGGCTCCCGGAGATCGAGCACACTGTGGCGTCCTACCGGGCGGCCATCGCGGACCTGCTTGCCGGGCGGTAG
- the msrA gene encoding peptide-methionine (S)-S-oxide reductase MsrA, with protein MSETELATFGGGCFWCVEAAFERVRGVREVVSGYAGGHTEDPSYREVCSGSTGHAEVVQVAYDPDAVSYEDLLEVFFTIHDPTTKDRQGPDVGSQYRSIVLYHGEAQREAVERYIEELEESGEYEGVVTEVTRLETFYRAEEKHQNYFAKNPDQPYCRMQIPPKLEKLESKHADKLAPEAPGGD; from the coding sequence ATGAGCGAGACCGAACTGGCGACCTTCGGTGGCGGCTGTTTCTGGTGTGTCGAGGCGGCCTTCGAGCGCGTGCGCGGCGTCCGCGAGGTGGTCTCGGGGTACGCCGGCGGTCACACCGAGGACCCGAGCTACCGGGAAGTCTGTTCGGGCTCGACCGGCCACGCCGAGGTCGTCCAGGTCGCCTACGACCCCGACGCCGTCAGCTACGAGGACCTGCTCGAGGTCTTCTTTACGATCCACGACCCGACGACGAAGGACCGCCAGGGGCCGGACGTCGGCTCGCAGTACCGCTCCATCGTGCTCTATCACGGCGAGGCCCAGCGCGAGGCCGTCGAGCGCTATATCGAGGAACTGGAGGAGAGCGGCGAGTACGAGGGGGTCGTGACCGAGGTCACGCGCCTGGAGACGTTCTACCGCGCCGAGGAGAAACATCAGAACTACTTCGCGAAGAACCCCGACCAGCCCTACTGCCGGATGCAGATCCCGCCGAAGCTGGAGAAACTCGAATCGAAACACGCGGACAAGCTGGCCCCCGAGGCGCCAGGCGGGGACTGA
- a CDS encoding TAXI family TRAP transporter solute-binding subunit — MQTTTRRRTFLKTVGSASAAGMVALAGCSDGGGGGGGQTRFTYAGGENGSAPYQIGLTWANEIQGGTDYELSVQTTGGFNASQRQVGSGSVDMGAGSTPDFQAADMAHPPFENQFDTNILFTCAAYPFPIAFTTADTDIDYLKDTAGKRVVTGLPGSTVHTYYRLFMLANGYGWEETDPVRVGGEEGFQNLQDGQVSAVITAGVNNIIGPQAQQFIQTADEPKLVVPDGEEPTDRLINAREYVDNWNITGGVEWEFNIEGLGPALENSVYSDRSSYKTVAGTNTHFATLDMPDDAVREMVTVAIENRETLAEGTGLWAGFAQAPEQFATLITDQDAEAAPFHPGAVEALRENDLWDDSLPVAER; from the coding sequence ATGCAGACGACGACACGAAGACGGACGTTCCTGAAGACAGTCGGTTCGGCGAGTGCGGCCGGAATGGTCGCGCTCGCGGGGTGTTCGGACGGTGGCGGCGGCGGTGGGGGGCAGACGCGGTTCACCTACGCCGGAGGGGAGAACGGGTCCGCCCCTTACCAGATCGGGTTGACCTGGGCCAACGAGATCCAGGGTGGCACCGACTACGAACTCAGCGTGCAGACGACCGGCGGGTTCAACGCCAGTCAGCGTCAGGTGGGAAGCGGGTCGGTCGACATGGGTGCGGGGTCGACGCCGGATTTCCAGGCGGCCGATATGGCTCACCCCCCATTCGAGAACCAGTTCGACACGAACATCCTGTTCACGTGTGCGGCGTACCCGTTCCCCATCGCGTTCACGACGGCCGATACCGACATCGACTACCTCAAAGACACCGCCGGCAAGCGGGTCGTCACCGGGCTCCCGGGGTCGACGGTCCACACCTACTACCGGCTGTTCATGCTCGCCAACGGGTACGGCTGGGAGGAGACCGACCCGGTCCGCGTGGGGGGTGAGGAAGGGTTCCAGAACCTCCAGGACGGCCAGGTCTCGGCGGTCATCACCGCCGGTGTCAACAACATCATCGGCCCGCAGGCCCAGCAGTTCATCCAGACTGCCGACGAGCCGAAGCTCGTCGTCCCGGACGGCGAGGAGCCAACCGACCGGCTGATCAACGCCCGCGAGTACGTCGATAACTGGAACATCACCGGCGGCGTCGAGTGGGAGTTCAACATCGAGGGGCTCGGCCCAGCGTTGGAGAACTCCGTCTACAGCGACCGGTCGTCGTACAAGACGGTCGCCGGGACGAACACCCACTTCGCGACGCTGGACATGCCCGACGACGCCGTCCGGGAGATGGTCACCGTGGCCATCGAGAACCGCGAGACGCTGGCGGAAGGAACGGGGCTGTGGGCGGGGTTCGCACAGGCCCCCGAGCAGTTCGCGACGCTCATCACCGACCAGGACGCCGAGGCAGCCCCGTTCCACCCCGGTGCCGTCGAGGCGCTCCGTGAAAACGACCTCTGGGACGACTCCCTGCCAGTCGCCGAACGATGA
- a CDS encoding TRAP transporter permease: MSLIDRESLDSYIGDLVDSTTTSIDTTGEDEDEDAQTDDEEMVSYYTSSNYRRLLFVGVSILAIATTVWHVLFVVGPVLSGRPFVMTHFLTMGVLVFLTTLYTGDSRRKRLLYNGLSVLMALIIVGAAAYFFLEGAAAFSQRSGLPNDADILMSSLLILVTLEGARRIVGLPFVVLGLAALAYGLFGNFIPGPLGHAGLDWTRIAAGAAFPNFTGVLGRFMSLSASLITMFIFFGVFLLHLGGADFFGDFASRIAGRLRSGPAQVAVISSGFMGMLSGAAIANVAATGAFSIPLMKRLGYDRDFAGAVEATASTGGQITPPIMGATAFIMADIIGTSFFNILVAAAIPAFLFYATLMISAHLRAVKRGFEPIPREDMVSFRSLLVRSYLFVPIGIIIVSLSEGDAAYVSAWKGMQAMLVLFALHRLVAALNDGALLSGVKEVGRSVTLAFDSASRSMASIMIVIAELGWIIEIFSMTGVFGVISSTLLDVAGGNLLFLLVMAGLIGIVLGFGTPSIVAYLVVALLAAPAIVNARPGFLTDTESLKIAAHMFVFYYAILSNISPPVAGACLVATGISKGNFLNTCKYAIRFALPIYIIPFVWIYNPALIANGGPVAIFTAVVQVLGAILFLAAGFENFLVTQYTRPERAVSFVAAALLFVPSTVSTLAPLAGVTLALVVLAANVRRYTVENSIDVRAQLSRSD; this comes from the coding sequence ATGAGCCTCATAGACCGGGAATCGCTCGACAGCTACATCGGCGACCTCGTCGACAGCACGACGACCTCCATCGACACCACCGGCGAGGACGAAGACGAGGACGCCCAGACCGACGACGAGGAGATGGTCTCCTACTACACCTCCTCCAACTACCGCCGGCTGCTGTTCGTCGGGGTCTCGATACTCGCGATCGCGACGACGGTCTGGCACGTCCTCTTCGTCGTCGGCCCCGTCCTCTCGGGCCGGCCGTTCGTCATGACCCACTTCCTGACGATGGGCGTGCTGGTCTTTTTGACGACGCTGTACACCGGTGACAGCCGGCGCAAGCGGCTGCTGTACAACGGCCTCTCGGTGCTGATGGCGCTCATCATCGTGGGCGCGGCGGCGTATTTCTTCCTCGAGGGGGCAGCCGCGTTCTCACAGCGCAGCGGGCTTCCGAACGACGCCGACATTCTGATGTCGTCGCTGCTCATTCTGGTCACGCTCGAGGGCGCGCGCCGCATCGTCGGCCTCCCGTTCGTGGTCCTGGGACTGGCCGCGCTCGCCTACGGCCTGTTCGGGAACTTCATCCCCGGCCCCCTCGGGCACGCCGGACTGGACTGGACCCGGATCGCCGCCGGCGCGGCCTTCCCCAACTTCACCGGCGTTCTGGGGCGGTTCATGAGCCTCTCGGCGTCGCTGATCACGATGTTCATCTTCTTCGGCGTCTTCCTGTTGCACCTCGGCGGGGCGGATTTCTTCGGCGACTTCGCCAGCCGGATCGCCGGCCGGCTCCGCTCGGGGCCGGCCCAGGTCGCCGTCATCTCCTCGGGCTTCATGGGGATGCTGTCCGGCGCGGCCATCGCGAACGTCGCCGCCACCGGCGCCTTCTCGATCCCCCTGATGAAGCGGCTCGGCTACGACCGGGACTTCGCGGGCGCCGTCGAGGCGACGGCCTCGACCGGCGGACAGATCACACCCCCCATCATGGGCGCGACGGCCTTCATCATGGCCGACATCATCGGCACGAGCTTCTTCAACATCCTGGTCGCGGCGGCCATTCCTGCCTTCCTGTTCTACGCGACGCTGATGATCTCGGCACACTTGCGGGCGGTCAAGCGGGGCTTCGAGCCGATCCCCCGAGAGGACATGGTGAGCTTCCGGTCGCTTTTGGTGCGCTCGTACCTGTTCGTCCCCATCGGCATCATCATCGTCTCGCTCTCGGAGGGTGACGCCGCCTACGTCTCCGCCTGGAAGGGGATGCAGGCGATGCTGGTGCTGTTCGCGCTCCACCGGCTGGTCGCCGCCCTGAACGACGGGGCACTCCTCTCGGGGGTCAAGGAGGTCGGCCGCTCGGTCACCCTGGCCTTCGACAGCGCCAGCCGGTCGATGGCGTCGATCATGATCGTCATCGCAGAGCTGGGGTGGATCATCGAGATATTCAGCATGACCGGCGTGTTCGGCGTCATCTCCTCGACCCTGCTCGACGTCGCCGGCGGGAACCTCCTCTTCCTGCTGGTGATGGCCGGCCTGATCGGCATCGTGCTCGGGTTCGGCACCCCCTCGATCGTCGCATACCTCGTCGTGGCGTTGCTCGCAGCCCCGGCTATCGTCAACGCCCGGCCCGGCTTTCTCACCGACACGGAGAGCCTGAAGATCGCCGCCCACATGTTCGTGTTCTACTACGCCATCCTGTCGAACATCTCGCCGCCGGTGGCGGGGGCGTGTCTGGTGGCGACCGGGATCTCCAAGGGGAACTTCCTCAACACCTGCAAGTACGCCATCCGCTTTGCGCTCCCGATCTACATCATCCCCTTCGTCTGGATCTACAACCCGGCGCTCATCGCCAACGGCGGCCCCGTCGCCATCTTCACCGCCGTCGTCCAGGTGCTCGGCGCCATCCTGTTCCTGGCGGCCGGGTTCGAGAACTTCCTCGTGACCCAGTACACCCGGCCGGAACGGGCGGTCTCCTTCGTCGCCGCCGCGTTGCTGTTCGTCCCGTCGACGGTGTCCACGCTCGCTCCACTGGCCGGCGTGACGCTGGCGCTCGTCGTGCTGGCAGCCAACGTCCGGCGGTACACCGTCGAGAACTCGATCGACGTCCGGGCACAGCTCAGCCGGAGCGACTGA